The Candidatus Eisenbacteria bacterium genome includes a window with the following:
- a CDS encoding beta-ketoacyl synthase N-terminal-like domain-containing protein — MSSFWEGLLAGHTAARRIERFPAADLAPNVAAEISWDDGDPDRAGALALRAAHEALDDAALGRGVAAPERLGVALGTTLGGMTILEAWDAAVRAGGGSVAGVEQIPYYAPATRLARHVGARGPVATPQLACASGTHAVALAASWVRAGRADVVLAGGTDLLCRFVVAGFNCLRATSEVARPFDRDRKGLVLGEAAAIVVVEARQHAEARGARARACVAAARRGRPGPGPRGSRCARCCCHASRGPGPAPGAGCCD, encoded by the coding sequence GTGTCGAGCTTCTGGGAGGGTCTGCTCGCGGGCCACACCGCCGCCCGCCGCATCGAGCGCTTTCCCGCCGCCGATCTCGCGCCGAACGTCGCCGCGGAGATCTCGTGGGACGACGGCGATCCCGACCGGGCCGGCGCGCTCGCCCTGCGCGCCGCGCACGAAGCCCTCGACGACGCGGCCCTGGGTCGCGGGGTGGCCGCGCCCGAGCGCCTCGGGGTCGCGCTCGGGACGACGCTCGGGGGCATGACCATCCTCGAGGCGTGGGATGCCGCCGTGCGCGCGGGCGGGGGATCCGTCGCGGGCGTCGAGCAGATTCCGTACTACGCGCCGGCGACGCGGCTCGCCCGGCACGTGGGCGCGCGCGGCCCGGTCGCGACGCCGCAGCTCGCGTGCGCGTCGGGCACGCACGCCGTGGCGCTCGCGGCGTCGTGGGTCCGCGCCGGTCGCGCCGACGTCGTGCTCGCCGGCGGGACCGATCTCCTGTGCCGGTTCGTGGTCGCGGGGTTCAACTGCCTGCGCGCCACGTCCGAGGTGGCGCGGCCGTTCGATCGGGACCGCAAGGGCCTCGTCCTCGGCGAGGCGGCGGCGATCGTCGTGGTCGAAGCGCGCCAGCACGCCGAGGCACGCGGCGCCCGCGCGCGCGCCTGCGTCGCCGCCGCCCGCCGCGGCCGGCCGGGCCCCGGCCCGCGAGGCAGCCGCTGCGCCCGCTGCTGCTGCCACGCATCCCGCGGTCCAGGGCCCGCGCCCGGAGCAGGCTGCTGCGATC
- a CDS encoding competence/damage-inducible protein A, with protein sequence MAVDRSAGIVVIGNEILSGKVTDTNSPFLARELRKLGVTLQRITTIPDEIDLIAATVKEFSERYEIVFTSGGVGPTHDDVTMEGVARAFGRKVVRHPELDKRLREFLGANANPARMRMADVPEGTELVLDQRLGFPTIKCENVYVLPGIPEILEQKFLALKERFVASPYHLRVVFTRDGEGSIAEHLNATLARFPALLLGSYPKLGDPEYAVKLTLESKDQAYVEAALAHLLSLLPKETVVRTE encoded by the coding sequence ATGGCCGTCGATCGCAGCGCGGGCATCGTCGTCATCGGCAACGAGATCCTGTCGGGGAAGGTCACCGACACCAACTCGCCGTTCCTCGCGCGCGAGCTGCGCAAGCTCGGCGTCACGCTCCAGCGCATCACCACCATTCCCGACGAGATCGACCTCATCGCCGCGACCGTGAAGGAGTTCTCCGAGCGCTACGAGATCGTCTTCACGTCGGGTGGCGTCGGACCCACGCACGACGACGTGACGATGGAGGGCGTCGCGCGGGCCTTCGGCCGCAAGGTCGTCCGGCACCCCGAGCTGGACAAGCGCCTGCGCGAGTTCCTGGGCGCCAACGCCAACCCGGCGCGCATGCGGATGGCCGACGTGCCCGAGGGCACGGAGCTGGTCCTCGATCAGCGCCTCGGCTTTCCCACCATCAAGTGCGAGAACGTCTACGTCCTGCCGGGCATCCCCGAGATCCTCGAGCAGAAGTTCCTCGCCCTGAAGGAGCGGTTCGTCGCCTCCCCGTACCATCTGCGCGTGGTCTTCACCCGCGACGGCGAGGGCTCGATCGCCGAGCACCTGAATGCCACGCTGGCGAGGTTTCCCGCGCTCCTGCTCGGCTCGTATCCGAAGCTGGGCGACCCTGAATACGCCGTGAAGCTGACGCTGGAATCGAAGGACCAGGCCTACGTCGAGGCGGCCCTGGCCCACCTCCTCTCGCTGCTGCCCAAGGAAACGGTCGTCCGGACCGAGTAG
- a CDS encoding thiamine pyrophosphate-binding protein produces MHGGRVVARALKREGVQYVFTLCGGHVMSIYDGCLDEGIGIIDVRHEQSAAHAADGWARVTGQPGVAIVTAGPGLTDAVTGVATAWRANIPLICIGGQAPRAFQDMGGLQDMAHVDLMRPITKWAVSVPAANRLGEYVATAFRVATTNVPGPVFLEMPLDLLFDNVDDKDVVEWQHTRTQAGVAPDPHFIEAAFEYLRGAQRPACLVGSQLFWSKRRDAYPEFVKTFGMPVYVNGQARGSLDPDDPHWFLQTRKDALKKADVVLIFGTPLDFRIGYGRERVINPAAKLIQVDLDGRELGRNRPCDVGIIGDTGLVMAALTQLAKDSKFTPELSRPWLAELRAIEKKKWEGLAPQLTSDEAPLNPLRVCAEVDTFLTKDTIVIGDGGDFVGSAANVLRPRGFGHWLDAGPLGTLGAGPGYAMAAKLASPKSDVIIMYGDGAFGLNMMEFEACIRQKINIVGIIGNDAAWTQILRGQVQIYGPDRTPACKLAPTRYDLMIEAMGGHGEWVERPDQLRPAIQRALGAGKPAVVNVRIGASDFRKDAISV; encoded by the coding sequence ATGCACGGAGGTCGAGTCGTCGCCCGGGCGCTCAAGCGCGAGGGCGTGCAGTACGTGTTCACGCTGTGCGGTGGACACGTCATGTCGATCTACGACGGATGTCTCGACGAGGGCATCGGGATCATCGACGTGCGCCACGAGCAGTCGGCCGCGCACGCCGCCGACGGCTGGGCGCGCGTGACCGGGCAGCCGGGCGTCGCGATCGTCACGGCGGGACCGGGGCTCACCGACGCCGTCACGGGTGTCGCGACCGCGTGGCGGGCCAACATCCCCCTCATCTGCATCGGCGGGCAGGCGCCGCGCGCGTTCCAGGACATGGGCGGCCTGCAGGACATGGCCCACGTCGATCTCATGCGGCCGATCACGAAGTGGGCGGTGTCGGTCCCCGCCGCGAACCGGCTGGGCGAGTACGTCGCCACGGCGTTCCGCGTGGCGACCACCAACGTGCCCGGACCCGTCTTCCTCGAGATGCCGCTCGACCTCCTGTTCGACAACGTCGACGACAAGGACGTCGTCGAGTGGCAGCACACCCGCACCCAGGCCGGCGTCGCCCCCGACCCGCACTTCATCGAGGCGGCGTTCGAGTACCTGCGGGGCGCCCAGCGCCCGGCGTGCCTGGTGGGCTCGCAGCTCTTCTGGTCCAAGCGACGCGACGCCTACCCGGAGTTCGTGAAGACGTTCGGCATGCCGGTCTACGTGAACGGCCAGGCGCGCGGCAGCCTCGACCCGGACGATCCGCACTGGTTCCTCCAGACGCGCAAGGACGCGCTCAAGAAGGCCGACGTCGTCCTCATCTTCGGGACGCCGCTCGACTTCCGCATCGGCTACGGCCGCGAGCGCGTCATCAACCCGGCCGCCAAGCTGATCCAGGTCGATCTCGACGGCCGCGAGCTCGGCCGCAACCGGCCCTGCGACGTCGGCATCATCGGCGACACTGGGCTCGTCATGGCGGCCCTCACGCAGCTCGCCAAGGACTCGAAGTTCACGCCCGAGCTGTCGCGCCCGTGGCTGGCGGAGCTGCGCGCGATCGAGAAGAAGAAATGGGAAGGACTCGCGCCGCAGCTGACGTCCGACGAGGCGCCGCTCAACCCGCTGCGCGTGTGCGCCGAGGTCGACACGTTCCTCACCAAGGACACGATCGTCATCGGCGACGGCGGCGACTTCGTCGGCTCGGCGGCCAACGTGCTGCGGCCGCGCGGGTTCGGGCACTGGCTCGACGCCGGCCCGCTCGGGACGCTCGGCGCGGGCCCCGGCTACGCCATGGCCGCGAAGCTCGCCTCGCCCAAGAGCGACGTCATCATCATGTACGGCGACGGGGCCTTCGGCCTCAACATGATGGAGTTCGAAGCCTGCATCCGCCAGAAGATCAACATCGTCGGCATCATCGGGAACGACGCTGCGTGGACGCAGATCCTGCGCGGCCAGGTGCAGATCTACGGCCCGGACCGCACGCCCGCCTGCAAGCTCGCGCCGACCCGCTACGACCTCATGATCGAGGCGATGGGCGGACACGGCGAGTGGGTGGAGCGGCCCGACCAGCTCCGTCCGGCGATCCAGCGCGCGCTCGGCGCGGGCAAACCCGCGGTGGTGAACGTCCGCATCGGGGCCAGCGACTTCCGCAAGGACGCCATCTCGGTGTAG
- a CDS encoding thrombospondin type 3 repeat-containing protein — protein MRLARHAVVSILVGVIGIVAAPRAHATPTAVTFEVGHSDCTAPGAHTVDLYLNESLVASVPSTNGCTCNTTPLVVTLTDPTTLALLHDSTCNSARIRVRPGNDSMSIAWVRVGATDGAASSSACLYDGFPWNTHLACAPRSTCDMPGDFVYVGMIGGPDPDQDGRVGGFGVGCDNCPLTANADQFDQDGDGVGDACDNCPSVANADQLDSDNDTLGDACDPCLGTPDTDGDGICDDGDNCVDTYNPTQTDLDGDGVGDACDWCVGPGAFDDDGDGICNQNDDCPFAADPTQADTDGDGMGDACDNCPAFPNPQQTDTDGDGVGDACDTCPNSVDADADSVCDGNDNCPGIANPDQADQDGDGVGDLCDDCPAVADPLQQDADGDGEPDACSVRVDIAAVVDDGQGHLDADVTLTNPNGLPLSGRVAIHDGTRVSSVRFVWLATSCTMTQDTLELVINDTTAASVVPEADGPLCTCTPLISNFEVPLARALSLLHPGANMVGIRKSTGFPVEARTLMAWAYAVVTADGVDHVVPLYDAFGGNSFDDPDLCASGAIAGPVDAAGLTPELPTAALEVAWQGSLPCSVDLSSLSPGPIEIVVTATDGMTTGADCVSADLATATMLRFGNSSCDDGNPCTIDTCDVNGCQHTPVVCGGGDACQEAGFCDPHTGMCMTAPKPDGTPCNDGNACTLDDACHGGACTAGTPVVCAAADACHEAGVCNPDTGACSSVTKPDGAACSDGNACTQNDSCQAGRCAAGAPVTCSEGDACHEAGVCDPQTGACVNAPKPDGTACSDGNACTQSDACQAGSCVPGAPVVCTAGDSCHDAGVCDPSTGACSNPAKADGAACTDGNACTQNDACRAGSCVGGAPVTCPAGDACRADGVCDPQTGACTAPPKPDGTACSDGNACTQADTCQAGACVAGAPITCGGSDACHAGTCNPATGQCTVVKKPNGSPCDDGNACTQNDVCRSGMCVAGPTLKCPATDACHKAGVCDPGTGQCVNPAKPDGTSCNDGNLCTRGDTCQAGACVGGAPKVCSGGEDTCREVVCDPGSGRCVQGDAKADGTPCRDGNKCTRGDTCEAGTCTSGDPVVCDPPDDCHTSICKPSTGHCKVRRKKPFFRWCHRLPGD, from the coding sequence ATGCGACTGGCACGCCACGCCGTCGTCAGCATTCTGGTAGGGGTGATCGGAATCGTCGCTGCGCCGCGCGCGCACGCGACCCCCACGGCCGTGACCTTCGAGGTGGGCCACTCGGACTGCACGGCGCCCGGCGCCCACACGGTCGACCTCTACCTGAACGAGTCCCTGGTCGCGTCGGTCCCGTCGACCAACGGCTGCACCTGCAACACGACGCCGCTCGTGGTGACCCTCACCGATCCCACCACGCTCGCCCTCCTGCACGACAGCACCTGCAACAGCGCCCGCATCCGCGTCCGCCCGGGCAACGACTCCATGTCGATCGCCTGGGTGCGCGTCGGGGCGACCGACGGCGCCGCGTCCTCGAGCGCGTGCCTGTACGACGGCTTTCCGTGGAACACGCACCTCGCCTGCGCCCCGCGCTCGACCTGCGACATGCCCGGCGACTTCGTGTACGTCGGCATGATCGGCGGCCCCGACCCGGATCAGGACGGCCGCGTCGGCGGCTTCGGCGTCGGCTGCGACAACTGCCCCTTGACCGCGAACGCCGACCAGTTCGACCAGGACGGCGACGGCGTGGGCGACGCCTGCGACAACTGCCCGAGCGTCGCCAACGCCGATCAGCTCGACAGCGACAACGACACCCTCGGCGACGCCTGCGACCCGTGTCTCGGGACCCCCGACACCGACGGCGACGGCATCTGCGACGACGGCGACAACTGCGTCGACACCTACAACCCGACGCAGACCGACCTCGACGGCGACGGCGTCGGCGACGCATGCGACTGGTGCGTGGGCCCCGGCGCGTTCGACGACGACGGCGACGGCATCTGCAACCAGAACGACGACTGTCCGTTCGCGGCCGACCCGACGCAGGCCGACACCGACGGCGACGGCATGGGCGACGCCTGTGACAACTGTCCCGCCTTCCCGAACCCGCAGCAGACCGACACCGACGGCGACGGCGTGGGCGACGCCTGCGACACGTGCCCGAACAGCGTCGACGCCGACGCCGACAGCGTCTGCGACGGCAACGACAACTGCCCCGGCATCGCCAACCCGGACCAGGCCGACCAGGACGGCGACGGCGTCGGCGACCTGTGCGACGACTGTCCCGCGGTGGCCGATCCGCTGCAGCAGGATGCCGACGGCGACGGCGAGCCCGACGCGTGCAGCGTGCGCGTCGACATCGCCGCGGTGGTCGACGATGGCCAGGGCCATCTCGACGCCGACGTCACCCTGACCAACCCGAACGGCCTGCCGCTCTCGGGACGGGTCGCGATCCACGACGGCACCCGCGTCTCATCCGTACGGTTCGTCTGGCTCGCCACGTCCTGCACGATGACGCAGGACACGCTCGAGCTCGTCATCAACGACACCACGGCGGCCAGCGTCGTGCCCGAGGCCGACGGCCCCCTCTGCACGTGCACGCCGCTCATCTCGAACTTCGAAGTCCCGCTGGCCCGCGCGCTCTCGCTCCTGCATCCCGGCGCGAACATGGTCGGGATCCGCAAGAGCACCGGATTCCCGGTCGAGGCGCGCACGCTGATGGCGTGGGCCTACGCGGTCGTCACGGCCGACGGCGTCGACCACGTCGTGCCGCTGTACGACGCTTTCGGCGGCAACAGCTTCGACGACCCCGATCTCTGCGCCTCGGGCGCCATCGCCGGGCCCGTCGACGCCGCGGGGCTCACGCCCGAGCTGCCGACGGCCGCGCTCGAGGTCGCGTGGCAGGGCAGCCTGCCCTGCAGCGTCGATCTGTCCTCGCTCTCGCCCGGACCGATCGAGATCGTCGTGACTGCGACCGACGGCATGACGACGGGAGCGGACTGCGTCTCGGCCGACCTCGCAACGGCGACGATGCTGCGCTTCGGCAACAGCTCGTGCGACGACGGCAACCCGTGCACGATCGACACCTGCGACGTGAACGGCTGCCAGCACACGCCGGTCGTGTGCGGCGGCGGCGACGCCTGCCAGGAGGCGGGGTTCTGCGACCCGCACACCGGCATGTGCATGACCGCCCCCAAACCCGACGGCACGCCGTGCAACGACGGCAACGCCTGCACGCTGGACGACGCCTGCCACGGCGGAGCCTGCACGGCGGGGACGCCCGTCGTGTGCGCCGCCGCCGACGCCTGCCACGAGGCGGGCGTCTGCAACCCCGACACCGGCGCCTGCTCGAGCGTGACGAAGCCCGACGGCGCCGCGTGCAGCGACGGGAACGCCTGCACCCAGAACGACAGCTGCCAGGCCGGAAGGTGCGCCGCCGGCGCACCCGTCACCTGCTCCGAGGGCGACGCCTGCCACGAGGCGGGCGTGTGTGACCCGCAGACCGGCGCCTGCGTCAACGCGCCCAAGCCGGACGGTACCGCGTGCAGCGACGGCAACGCCTGCACGCAGAGCGACGCGTGTCAGGCCGGAAGCTGCGTCCCGGGCGCGCCCGTCGTCTGTACGGCCGGCGACTCCTGCCACGACGCCGGCGTGTGCGATCCCTCGACCGGCGCGTGCTCGAACCCGGCGAAGGCGGACGGCGCCGCCTGCACCGACGGCAACGCGTGCACCCAGAACGACGCGTGTCGCGCCGGCAGCTGCGTCGGCGGAGCGCCGGTCACCTGCCCGGCCGGCGACGCATGCCGCGCCGACGGCGTCTGCGATCCCCAGACGGGTGCCTGCACGGCCCCGCCGAAGCCCGACGGCACCGCGTGCAGCGATGGCAACGCCTGCACGCAGGCCGACACCTGCCAGGCCGGCGCCTGCGTCGCAGGTGCCCCGATCACCTGCGGCGGCAGCGACGCGTGCCACGCCGGCACGTGCAATCCGGCCACCGGCCAGTGCACGGTCGTGAAGAAGCCCAACGGCTCGCCGTGCGACGACGGCAACGCCTGCACGCAGAACGACGTCTGTCGCAGCGGCATGTGCGTGGCGGGACCGACCCTCAAGTGTCCGGCGACCGACGCCTGTCACAAGGCGGGCGTCTGCGATCCGGGAACCGGACAGTGCGTGAACCCCGCCAAGCCGGACGGGACGTCGTGCAACGACGGCAACCTCTGCACGCGGGGCGATACGTGTCAGGCCGGCGCCTGCGTCGGCGGCGCGCCCAAGGTGTGCTCGGGCGGCGAAGACACGTGTCGTGAGGTCGTCTGCGATCCGGGCAGCGGCCGCTGCGTCCAGGGCGATGCGAAGGCCGACGGCACGCCCTGCCGGGACGGCAACAAGTGCACCCGCGGCGACACCTGCGAGGCCGGCACCTGCACGAGCGGCGACCCGGTCGTGTGCGACCCGCCCGACGACTGCCACACGTCGATCTGCAAGCCGAGCACGGGCCACTGCAAGGTGCGCCGCAAGAAGCCGTTCTTCCGCTGGTGTCACCGCCTGCCGGGTGACTGA
- a CDS encoding RNA polymerase factor sigma-32, which produces MADTRETTPIEAEVVDEIADGEAGVPVPAPEPELDAEAKSVAPAGALVPLDNLQKYLGEIRRIPVLTREQEHELAVRWKEKGDRTAAWSLVTANLRLVVMIARDYQRAVHNLLDLVQEGNVGLLEAVKQFDPYRGVRFPSYAVWWIRAYIIRYIMNNWRMVKVGTTQAQRKLFFNLQKERERLEREGFSPEPKLIADRLGVKESEVVEMEQRLSARDLSVNAPIGDDDGDTTFLDLLAGPQQTAETVADEEYHQLIREKAAEFKKTLSGKDLVIYERRLEALMRDDDPATLQEIGDEYGITRERVRQIESRLKKRLGAYLREQIPDIRDVEFGA; this is translated from the coding sequence ATGGCCGACACGCGCGAGACCACGCCGATCGAGGCCGAGGTCGTCGACGAGATCGCCGACGGCGAGGCGGGCGTTCCCGTCCCCGCGCCGGAGCCCGAGCTCGACGCCGAAGCGAAGAGCGTCGCCCCCGCGGGCGCGCTCGTCCCGCTCGACAACCTCCAGAAGTACCTCGGCGAGATCCGCCGCATTCCCGTTCTCACGCGCGAGCAGGAGCACGAGCTCGCGGTGCGCTGGAAGGAGAAGGGCGATCGCACCGCGGCGTGGTCGCTCGTCACGGCGAACCTCCGCCTGGTGGTGATGATCGCGCGCGACTACCAGCGCGCCGTCCACAACCTCCTGGACCTCGTCCAGGAGGGGAACGTCGGCCTGCTCGAGGCCGTGAAGCAGTTCGATCCCTACCGCGGCGTGCGCTTCCCGTCGTACGCGGTCTGGTGGATCCGGGCGTACATCATCCGTTACATCATGAACAATTGGCGGATGGTGAAGGTGGGCACCACGCAGGCTCAGCGCAAGCTCTTCTTCAACCTCCAGAAGGAGCGCGAGCGCCTCGAGCGCGAGGGCTTCTCACCCGAGCCGAAGCTCATCGCCGATCGCCTGGGCGTGAAGGAATCCGAGGTGGTGGAGATGGAGCAGCGCCTGTCGGCGCGCGACCTCTCGGTCAACGCGCCCATCGGGGACGACGACGGCGACACGACCTTCCTCGACCTGCTGGCCGGCCCGCAGCAAACCGCGGAGACGGTCGCCGACGAGGAGTATCACCAGCTGATCCGCGAGAAGGCGGCCGAGTTCAAGAAGACGCTCTCGGGCAAGGACCTCGTCATCTACGAGCGCCGCCTCGAGGCGCTCATGCGTGACGACGATCCCGCGACGCTGCAGGAGATCGGCGACGAGTACGGCATCACGCGTGAGCGCGTTCGGCAGATCGAGTCGCGTCTGAAGAAGCGGTTGGGTGCCTATCTGCGCGAGCAGATCCCGGACATCAGGGACGTCGAGTTCGGGGCCTGA
- a CDS encoding J domain-containing protein, which produces MAKSKDLYGILGVERSASADDIRKAYRKLARKHHPDVNPGDKKAEERFKEISFANDVLSDAAKRKLYDEFGEEGLQSGFDPQRAREYKRWAESGHGFSFGRDGEAFDFGGARVRAGEGGFADILNEIFGSGAREASQPQAGEDIEHPVEIGLLDALRGVKMPVTVRRPVTCATCHGSGRVGRKACTTCGGTGTVEKREQLQVKIPPGVADGARVRVSGKGGGGRAGGQTGDLYFRVKVRPHPLIQRDGKDLTIEVPVTVSEAMLGATITVPTPQGAIKLKVPAGSQGGQRLRVPGRGAPDPKGGSPGDLYVRLMVQVPTKGEPEQLRDALSALDQAYAGDPRAELAL; this is translated from the coding sequence ATGGCAAAATCGAAGGACCTCTATGGCATCCTCGGCGTCGAACGTAGCGCGAGCGCGGATGACATCCGGAAAGCGTACCGAAAGCTCGCGCGCAAGCACCACCCTGACGTAAACCCCGGCGACAAGAAGGCCGAGGAGCGCTTCAAGGAGATCTCGTTCGCGAACGACGTTCTCTCCGACGCCGCCAAGCGCAAGCTCTACGACGAGTTCGGCGAAGAGGGGCTCCAGTCGGGCTTCGATCCGCAGCGCGCCCGCGAGTACAAGCGGTGGGCGGAGAGCGGCCACGGGTTCTCCTTCGGCCGCGACGGCGAGGCGTTCGACTTCGGCGGCGCGCGCGTGCGCGCCGGCGAGGGTGGCTTCGCCGACATCCTGAACGAGATCTTCGGCTCCGGGGCGCGCGAGGCCTCGCAGCCGCAGGCCGGCGAGGACATCGAGCATCCGGTCGAGATCGGCCTCCTCGACGCCCTGCGCGGGGTCAAGATGCCGGTCACCGTGCGGCGTCCGGTCACCTGTGCGACGTGCCACGGAAGCGGGCGGGTCGGGCGCAAGGCCTGCACGACCTGCGGCGGCACGGGCACCGTCGAGAAGCGCGAGCAGCTCCAGGTGAAGATCCCCCCGGGGGTCGCCGACGGGGCGCGCGTGCGCGTGTCGGGCAAGGGCGGCGGCGGACGCGCGGGCGGCCAGACGGGCGATCTCTACTTCCGCGTCAAGGTGCGCCCGCACCCGCTGATCCAGCGCGACGGCAAGGACCTCACGATCGAGGTGCCGGTCACCGTGAGCGAGGCCATGCTCGGCGCCACCATCACCGTCCCGACGCCGCAGGGCGCGATCAAGCTGAAGGTGCCCGCAGGCAGCCAGGGCGGGCAGCGCCTGCGCGTCCCGGGCCGCGGCGCGCCCGACCCGAAGGGCGGATCGCCGGGCGATCTCTACGTCCGGCTCATGGTCCAGGTGCCGACCAAAGGCGAGCCCGAGCAGCTGCGCGACGCGCTCAGCGCCCTCGATCAGGCGTACGCGGGAGATCCACGCGCCGAGCTGGCGCTCTGA
- the rpoZ gene encoding DNA-directed RNA polymerase subunit omega — translation MARITVEDCLERVPNRFELVLLAARRAKQLLKGARPLVESDNKDIVTALREVAEDKVRLHYDE, via the coding sequence ATGGCGCGAATCACCGTCGAAGACTGTCTGGAGAGGGTCCCCAATCGCTTCGAGCTCGTCCTGCTCGCCGCCCGCCGGGCGAAGCAGCTGCTGAAGGGGGCCCGGCCGCTCGTCGAGTCCGACAACAAGGACATCGTCACCGCCCTGCGGGAGGTTGCCGAGGACAAGGTCCGGCTCCACTATGACGAGTGA
- a CDS encoding TlyA family RNA methyltransferase, protein MSGVRLDRLLVDRGLAPSRERAQRLIMAGDVLVDDRPVTKAGALVADDAVVRLRVAPSPYVSRGGEKLAPALDAFGIDLAGRVVLDVGASTGGFTDVCLRRGARRVIAVDVGYGQLAWTLQTHQQVTILDRTNARSLVPAMLPEVPDVAVIDVSFISLALVLPAVAGVLAPGGEVVALVKPQFEVGKGEVGKGGVVRDPAQRAQAVARVRTAAEGLGFVVRGEAESALAGPKGNREVFLWLSRARADRSG, encoded by the coding sequence GTGAGCGGCGTGCGCCTCGACCGCCTGCTCGTCGACCGGGGGCTCGCGCCCAGCCGCGAGCGGGCGCAGCGGCTCATCATGGCCGGCGACGTGCTCGTCGACGACCGCCCGGTGACCAAGGCCGGCGCGCTCGTCGCCGACGACGCGGTCGTCCGGCTGCGGGTCGCGCCGTCGCCGTACGTGTCGCGCGGCGGGGAGAAGCTGGCGCCTGCGCTCGACGCCTTCGGGATCGACCTCGCCGGTCGCGTCGTCCTCGACGTCGGCGCCTCGACCGGCGGCTTCACCGACGTCTGCCTGCGGCGCGGCGCCCGCCGCGTGATCGCCGTCGACGTCGGTTACGGGCAGCTCGCGTGGACGCTGCAGACACACCAGCAGGTCACGATCCTCGACCGGACGAACGCGCGGAGCCTCGTGCCGGCCATGCTGCCCGAGGTGCCGGACGTGGCGGTGATCGACGTGTCGTTCATCTCACTCGCTCTGGTGCTGCCGGCCGTTGCGGGCGTGCTCGCGCCGGGCGGCGAGGTGGTGGCGCTCGTGAAGCCGCAGTTCGAGGTCGGAAAGGGCGAGGTGGGCAAGGGCGGCGTCGTGCGCGATCCCGCCCAGCGCGCGCAGGCGGTGGCGCGCGTACGGACGGCGGCCGAGGGGCTGGGCTTCGTGGTCCGGGGCGAGGCGGAGTCGGCGCTGGCGGGTCCGAAGGGGAACCGCGAGGTCTTCCTGTGGCTCAGTCGAGCGCGTGCGGATCGGAGCGGATGA